From the genome of Streptomyces sp. NBC_01317, one region includes:
- a CDS encoding serine/threonine-protein kinase yields the protein MADTRLIQGRYRLLELIGRGGMGEVWRARDESLGRRVAVKCLKPVGPPQGDAAGRVMRERFRREARVAAALQHRGVTVVHDFGEHDGVLYLVMELLEGRDLGQLLEDNKRGPLPVAEVVDIAEQVADALAYTHEQGIIHRDLKPANIMRLTDGTVKICDFGIARLGRDLEQTSQLTGMGVAMGTPHYMSPEQIGAGDIDHRSDLYSLGCVLYEIATGAPPFDLEDAWSVLVGHRDTVPEPPRTHRPELPVFFERIVLDLLAKTPDERPADAGDLRRRLGAGAGGQGLAVAYVPGPGHDYGRGRHSLGYGTGQVYDSGPQLPGAAPLPSWTRGMTTGHKATGTTVLPSPLPDPTTLTGGWTGPAGPHPALLPDRTYEPHTLGPSPERLAVLAGRHDAGVSLGRAGRWAEAEETHRDVAAERAQTLGPDHPDTLASRYEIGVALSGTGRTAEALREFGSVTEGRERALGPDHPDTLAARQETAYALGRLGRHFEAHDLYASVLASHERTKGDEHPDTLRCRHHLAGNLSRLGRLEDAYQLAREVVRVRARVLGTTHPDTLATRCEVARTLGLLGRWAEALGSYREVEAARARALGPDHADTLAARYEVGICLGRLGRDTEALDLYRALADDLRRVSGGADPETLRARHGVGVNLGRLARWEEALREAREVWAIRERVLGPDHPDTLVSRREVAVGLGWLGRWEDALAGYRQVAGARERVLGASHPDTLTSRGDEAHCLEQLGRNAEATELYRRVSALRGERREPRA from the coding sequence ATGGCGGACACCAGGCTGATCCAGGGCCGGTACCGGCTGCTCGAACTGATCGGGCGCGGGGGGATGGGCGAGGTGTGGCGCGCGCGGGACGAGTCGCTCGGCCGGCGCGTCGCGGTCAAGTGCCTCAAGCCGGTGGGTCCCCCGCAGGGCGACGCGGCCGGGCGGGTCATGCGCGAGCGGTTCCGGCGCGAGGCCAGGGTCGCGGCGGCGCTCCAGCACCGCGGGGTCACGGTCGTCCACGACTTCGGTGAACACGACGGTGTGCTCTACCTGGTGATGGAGCTGCTGGAGGGCCGGGACCTGGGCCAGCTCCTGGAGGACAACAAACGCGGTCCGCTGCCGGTGGCCGAGGTCGTCGACATCGCGGAGCAGGTCGCGGACGCCCTCGCGTACACCCATGAACAGGGCATCATCCACCGCGACTTGAAGCCCGCGAACATCATGCGGCTCACCGACGGCACGGTGAAGATCTGCGACTTCGGCATCGCCAGGCTGGGCCGCGACCTCGAACAGACCTCCCAACTCACCGGTATGGGCGTCGCGATGGGGACGCCGCACTACATGTCGCCCGAGCAGATCGGCGCGGGCGACATAGACCACCGCTCCGACCTCTACTCGCTGGGCTGTGTGCTGTACGAAATCGCCACGGGGGCACCGCCGTTCGACCTGGAGGACGCCTGGTCGGTGCTCGTCGGGCACCGGGACACCGTGCCCGAGCCCCCGCGCACGCACCGGCCCGAACTTCCCGTGTTCTTCGAGCGGATCGTCCTCGACCTGCTGGCGAAGACCCCCGACGAACGGCCGGCGGACGCGGGCGACCTGCGGCGGCGGCTCGGCGCGGGCGCCGGAGGGCAGGGGCTCGCGGTGGCGTACGTACCAGGTCCCGGGCACGACTACGGGCGTGGGCGGCACAGCCTCGGGTACGGGACCGGCCAGGTGTACGACTCCGGCCCCCAGCTCCCCGGCGCGGCCCCGCTGCCGTCCTGGACCCGGGGCATGACCACCGGGCACAAGGCGACCGGTACGACGGTCCTGCCGTCGCCGCTCCCCGACCCCACGACCCTGACCGGCGGATGGACCGGCCCGGCCGGCCCGCACCCCGCGCTCCTCCCCGACCGGACGTACGAGCCCCACACCCTGGGCCCGTCCCCCGAGCGCCTCGCCGTCCTCGCGGGCCGCCACGACGCCGGGGTGAGCCTCGGCCGCGCGGGCCGCTGGGCGGAGGCGGAGGAGACCCACCGCGACGTCGCCGCCGAACGCGCCCAGACCCTCGGCCCCGATCACCCCGACACCCTCGCCAGCCGGTACGAGATCGGTGTCGCCCTGAGCGGTACGGGACGCACGGCGGAGGCGCTGCGCGAGTTCGGGAGCGTGACGGAGGGCCGCGAGCGCGCGCTGGGCCCCGACCATCCCGACACCCTCGCGGCGCGTCAGGAGACGGCGTACGCGCTGGGGCGGCTCGGCCGGCACTTCGAGGCCCACGACCTGTACGCCTCGGTGCTCGCCTCCCACGAACGCACGAAGGGCGACGAGCACCCGGACACCCTGCGGTGCCGTCACCACCTGGCGGGCAACCTGAGCAGGCTGGGCCGGCTGGAGGACGCGTACCAGCTCGCCAGGGAAGTGGTACGGGTCCGGGCCCGCGTCCTCGGCACCACGCACCCCGACACGCTCGCCACGCGCTGCGAAGTGGCCCGCACCCTGGGGCTGTTGGGGCGCTGGGCGGAGGCGCTCGGCAGCTACCGCGAGGTCGAGGCGGCGCGGGCGCGGGCGCTCGGTCCCGACCACGCCGACACGCTCGCGGCGCGCTACGAGGTCGGCATCTGCCTGGGCCGCCTCGGGCGCGACACGGAGGCGCTGGACCTCTACCGCGCGCTGGCGGACGACCTCAGGCGGGTGAGCGGCGGGGCCGACCCGGAGACGTTGCGCGCCCGGCACGGCGTCGGTGTGAACCTGGGGCGGCTCGCGCGCTGGGAGGAGGCGCTGCGGGAGGCCCGGGAGGTCTGGGCGATCCGCGAGCGGGTCCTCGGCCCCGACCACCCCGACACGCTGGTGAGCCGCCGTGAGGTCGCCGTCGGCCTGGGCTGGCTGGGTCGCTGGGAGGACGCCCTGGCCGGCTACCGCCAGGTCGCCGGCGCCCGCGAACGGGTCCTGGGCGCGTCCCACCCGGACACCCTGACCAGCCGCGGCGACGAGGCGCACTGCCTGGAACAGCTGGGCAGGAACGCCGAGGCGACGGAGCTGTACCGCCGGGTTTCCGCCCTGCGCGGCGAACGCCGGGAACCCCGCGCGTGA
- a CDS encoding O-methyltransferase — MANQIAAGPDLLEYVREFSLREDGILRDLRRTTAELPAGEAMQVMAEEGQLLAFLIAATGVTEVLEIGTFTGYSTLCMARALPPHGRLVTCDISERWPEIGAAYWRRAGMSERIDVRIGEAAETLEKMLADGLSGRFGLVFIDADKANYPRYYELALRLVRPGGLVVVDNTLFFGRVIDPLAVDADTAGVREVNARIRDDRRVDLCMLPMADGITLVRRR, encoded by the coding sequence ATGGCGAATCAGATTGCGGCCGGCCCTGACCTTCTCGAATATGTGCGGGAGTTCTCACTCAGGGAGGACGGGATTCTGCGCGATCTGCGCCGTACGACCGCGGAGCTGCCCGCCGGCGAGGCGATGCAGGTCATGGCGGAGGAAGGGCAGCTCCTCGCGTTCCTGATCGCGGCGACCGGTGTCACGGAGGTGCTGGAGATCGGCACCTTCACCGGCTACAGCACCCTGTGCATGGCGCGCGCCCTTCCGCCGCACGGCCGATTGGTCACCTGCGACATCAGTGAGCGGTGGCCCGAGATCGGTGCCGCGTATTGGCGGCGGGCGGGGATGTCCGAGCGGATCGATGTGCGAATCGGCGAGGCGGCGGAAACGCTGGAGAAAATGCTCGCCGACGGTTTGTCCGGCCGTTTCGGTCTGGTTTTCATCGATGCCGACAAAGCGAATTATCCGCGGTACTACGAACTGGCCCTGCGGCTCGTGCGGCCGGGCGGTCTTGTGGTGGTGGACAACACGCTCTTCTTCGGCCGGGTCATCGACCCCCTCGCCGTGGACGCGGACACCGCCGGTGTCCGCGAGGTCAACGCCAGGATCCGGGACGACCGGCGGGTCGACCTCTGCATGCTCCCGATGGCGGACGGCATCACTCTGGTCCGCCGGAGGTGA
- a CDS encoding HAD-IIIC family phosphatase, giving the protein MSDTAPPVPPVAVKCLVWDLDNTLWQGTLLEDEDVVLSEAVREVVAGLDARGVLQSVCSRNDHDLAWARLEALGVADYFVVPEIGWGRKSDAVRRITEQLGFAPGTVAFIDDQPAERAEVAHHLPEVRCYPAEDAAALLGLPEFSPGPVTVDARQRRQRYQAGFRRTDERARFPGSHEDFLRSLEMVMRVGRATEDELSRVEELTLRTSQMNATGVHYPDAVLRSLLARPGYEVLVTTLSDRFGPHGAVGVLLLRKHAEAWHLKLLATSCRVVAFGVGTIILNWLADQAARAGVHLLADFRATDRNRMMEIAYRFAGFDERPCDCRAAVPGGSGEDVQLLHLVPGRRDAPTTARLTAPDLSDPAAAVTSGGPE; this is encoded by the coding sequence TTGAGCGACACCGCGCCGCCGGTCCCGCCCGTGGCCGTGAAGTGCCTGGTCTGGGACCTCGACAACACGCTGTGGCAGGGCACGTTGCTGGAGGACGAGGATGTCGTCCTGTCCGAAGCGGTCCGCGAGGTGGTCGCCGGCCTGGACGCGCGGGGCGTACTCCAGTCGGTGTGCAGCCGGAACGACCACGACCTCGCCTGGGCGCGGCTGGAGGCGCTCGGTGTCGCCGACTACTTCGTCGTGCCGGAGATCGGCTGGGGCCGCAAGTCCGACGCCGTACGCCGGATCACCGAACAGCTGGGCTTCGCTCCCGGCACCGTCGCCTTCATCGACGACCAGCCGGCGGAGCGGGCGGAGGTCGCCCACCACCTGCCGGAGGTGCGCTGCTACCCGGCGGAGGACGCGGCGGCGCTGCTCGGCCTGCCCGAGTTCAGCCCGGGGCCGGTGACCGTCGACGCGCGACAGCGGAGGCAGCGGTACCAGGCCGGCTTCCGGCGCACGGACGAGCGGGCGCGGTTCCCCGGCTCGCACGAGGACTTCCTCCGCTCGCTGGAGATGGTGATGCGCGTCGGGCGGGCCACGGAGGACGAGCTGTCCCGGGTCGAGGAACTGACCCTGCGCACCAGCCAGATGAACGCGACCGGGGTGCACTACCCGGACGCGGTGCTGCGTTCGCTCCTCGCCCGGCCCGGCTACGAGGTCCTGGTCACGACGCTCTCCGACCGCTTCGGGCCGCACGGCGCGGTGGGTGTGCTGCTGCTCAGGAAGCACGCGGAGGCGTGGCATCTCAAGCTGCTCGCCACGTCGTGCCGGGTGGTGGCGTTCGGCGTCGGCACGATCATCCTGAACTGGCTGGCCGACCAGGCCGCCCGGGCCGGGGTGCATCTGCTGGCGGACTTCCGCGCCACCGACCGCAACCGGATGATGGAGATCGCCTACCGGTTCGCGGGTTTCGACGAGCGGCCGTGTGACTGCCGGGCCGCTGTCCCGGGCGGTTCCGGCGAGGACGTCCAGCTGCTGCACCTGGTCCCCGGGCGGCGGGACGCCCCCACGACGGCCCGGCTGACCGCTCCGGACCTCAGCGACCCAGCGGCGGCCGTCACCTCCGGCGGACCAGAGTGA